The following nucleotide sequence is from Primulina tabacum isolate GXHZ01 chromosome 2, ASM2559414v2, whole genome shotgun sequence.
CAAGAAGAAGAAACCTAATTTACCTTTAATCTTTGCTAAGATTGGTTGAGCGTGGCAGTACTATCTTTACCCTTTGTCATAAAATTCTCATAAACATCATTAGCCCCCCATATCCATGCAAAGTGTTATGTcgattttaattatcaaaaacaGTCAATGCCCTAAATTTAAGCAATCAAGGACTGATTGTTTATAAAAGACAAAAGAAACTATTAAAGTGAACGCAGAAATCCATAGTGAATTCAACAATCTCTAGAAACAAACAGTGACATATGATGAATTTGTCTGATCAGATTGAGGGGGAGGTTTGCCAGGGAAAAATAAGTCAGAAGGCTTAAAGCGTGAAAAGCTCCATAACAATAAGGGATGTGCAATTGACAATGATGGCCTTCCCTCAGGTTTATTTAAGACTGGCTAGCATTGGAGGCCTTATTCTTTTCGATGGGGAAAACCAACCTTTATCCAGATTTGATACGGTATGACTTAGATTTTAGATGTAAATCAGAACAACCAAAGTTTTAAACATCTTCAAAAGTACGGGCTCTCAATTAGTGGGAATAACGTCACTAGATTGAAGTACTTTTGGAAAGATACTCTTTTTTTAAGGAACAGAGCGTGGTGAGTGGAAATAATAAAAAGGAATAAAATCATTAGCAGAAAGTGAGTGTGAAGAAGTGAAggcaaaaaaatgaaaatgattaaatttgacCTCCGAACTTTCAACAACTGATTCAAAATCAGCAGTTCCGTCAGACAGAACTGCAACATCGGCCAACACTTGTACTTCTGGGCCTACTTCAAGAATTCCAGGGGCACGAATAAAGACACCGCGGAAGCTCGGTGGGCCTCCTTCTGTGGCTGCAATCTCAGGAACTGAAACCTCCGACTCAAAGCTTTGCAGCTGAAAATGTGACATTGATTGGAAAACAGATATCTTGATTTTCTTAAGAAATTGAGAGGGAAGGaggaaacaaattttgaaatcaGCCAAAAAACTCATTTTGGGGGAAAAACACATCCTTCTACATCATATCTATGTACTTATATCCTCCCCTACTGTTCACATAAAATGTCCTGCTTTACAGTGTTAATCTATTCTCTCAAAAGTAGCATGCACTCAAGCCATTCAACTGGTCTCAGTTAATCATAAGATCAATAGATGACTTGGAACTGCTCTTAGAATTCACATTCTTGAAACATTGGAATTGTATATCCTGCATTATAAAATAAGAAGCTATACCGAAAAACATGGTCAAAATGAAAAAACTAAATCATTAAACAATCAAGTCCATGTCTTAAGTCCTATACGaattttttaaggaaaaaaccACAAAGAGAGAGGATAAACATCAATTTATGAGAACCGTACAGTAAACCGACACCAATGATGGTATCAGCGTGAAGTGGAGAACTGCAAAAATGTATATGTGCATGCAGTAGACAGCTAATATCTTTTGTTTTTCCTTTCGATGTTTGAGAAATGTAGTAAATTTGAGGGAAAAAATTGCTATGATACCTGACTGCCAAAGAAGTTTCTATGCACAGTACAATTAAGGCCACCAATCAATTCCTGCCCTCCGCTTTTCTGCCCTGAAGGAAAGACATATAACAGAAATCTCAAAACTGAAATTTAAACTCTAAAAGATCTCATTTCCTGCTTTAGTGATAAGAATGTTGTGTATGGTAATACATAAGCAAAAGAAGAACATGTATTGAGGTTCACAAAAGTGTGAAATTTCCAGCCAGTGTCATGGTAACGGTAAAATAAATATACTTACCAATTGCTTTGTCAGCCAGGAAAATAAGACCCGCACAAGTTCCCCAAACCGGTTTCCCAATTTTAACAAACTCTCTCAAAGCAGGGAACTGCAGTCGAAAAAATGTTTAGAATGTTATCATTCTAATATACACATTGTTGACAAATAGACGCAGATAGACTGCCACCATAGTTACTACAGCTAACTTTTATTCCAAGAAAAAATAGTTGAAATTAGCGCAAGGAATTAAGAGTGTCAGGCTTTAGTAAGGACTAAGGATACTGTTGAGTTCATTACGGTTGAAAAACATGATAGATGAAAAATAGAATAAGACTATGTACAGCAAGTTTTAAATAGTGGAAGTCTgaaaacttaaattttatcCTAAAAGCAACATTCTGAATTTCTATCATTTTCAGTTTTTTCACCACCAAGTGGTGCACAGAATAACTACCATGCATTTTAAATGTCCTATAGAGTTTAAAATAATAGAGATGATGATTTCAATAGATACGGCAAGCTAATCCCTTTTCCTCACATTATTGATCATGTTCAACCATctctataaaaataaaatgacattaTTTATACAGACAAATATGTAGATTGGTGATATCCATCATCCTATACCTACTCCTTATCCTGAATATATACCAATTGCAATGGCCTAGGAAGTGTAAGCCGTTACCTACTTCCCACGAACCAGAAACCAAAGCTAGAGTTTGAACCAGTAAGCTTTCTTTCACGAGCAGCTTGGGCACAATTGCAACCCAAGAATCGTTATGCAAATGATATACCAATAACCATATTGTAAATTTTTAATCACACTGTCAAATAAAAAAGCGATAAGGTTCTGCACTTAGTTACAACAAACAATTCAGGGAACTGTACACATGCAGCAAACCAACATTATCCTCACTTCAGCAAAAGAATAGCAGTTTCGTCATGGTAATTAAGACAGAGCATGCACAGCTTGAGTTTCTCAAATTCTTGGGAACAGAATTCACGTGCATATATTAAGTTCTACAGTTTTTTCGTAGTAAACGGCTGAAAACACAAACAAATAGTACAGCATTTCCACCATAAAGCTCATTTGGACGAATCCCTCAAAGGCAACACCTTTCTTTTCTTCCTTCTGATTAATTGACAGCAAGGGATATTAAAAGGAAACACCTTTCTTCCACACACCTACTGTGGAACACTTTCTTTTCATCCATTGGTATGTTTTGAATATCCAAAGTTTCATAAAACTTTCATTAAACCTCAGCCCATAAATTCTTCCTTTTAATAATATTGAACATTCATTGAGCCAACAAATCTTCTggcactaaatttttttttttttttttgcctatTGAATGGCCTTCACACCACGCAAGCAAAAGCATGACATAAAACAGAATAATATAGGTCATCATTAGGAAATCCACTAGCACCGTTGCAGATTAATATGGACAACAACACACGAACAGAAATTAGTGTAAGAAACATATGCTGTTTCGACATCATTTGACTGAGAATTCTAGTTTAACCACCTCCTCGAAACATATAATCCCACAAACCAAATTCTTAATTTATGTCATGCAAGTCACCTGCAATTTTCTTTGCTAACTCTgcttctccccctttttgcgaatgcaaaaaaaaaatatcattaagAAACATATTTTCAGGAACCATAAAAGTTTAAAAGAACTGAATTCCCAACCTTCAAGTAACTTGTGCATCattaaacaaacaaaaaaagggACCTACGAGGTTGTGATACCCGGCAAGCTTAGCCATGGTGGTGCTCTCTCCGCCTGGAATAATAAGCGCGCTCACATTTTGCAGCTGCTCCGCCTTCCTTACCTCCACTCCAATCACACCCAACCTTTTCAAAGCTGCATCATCGAATCCACGCGAAACAATCACCGCTCCATATGCAGGGATATGCATGGTGAATAGTGTGCATACCCTCAAAATTATCCAAAAGCATACAAATACAATATCCTAGAGCAAAAATAAAGAGGACCCGAGTAAGAAAACATGCCTGCGATATGTTCGTTGAAAGACCCCTGTAGAGCAAGCACGCCAACTGTCATGGCGGCAACCACACAATGCGCTTGTTCAGTGAAAGAGTTCGAGATTACTGCGATGAATCCTGTCTGGCTTTGCTTCACTGAAATTAGTTATAAGTTTAACCTTGTTTTCTGCTTTACAAATTTTAGATTTGGGATAGGAAATTGGACGTTGGGTCGGGCTGTTCTTTGGTCTTGGGCCTCCGCGAAACAGGCCCAAGTAATTTGACTTGACTGCCTCCGCGAACGGAGTCCCATCCTGATTAATACATAAATTTATTATGACGTAATTgtattcataatattttttacttatGTTTTTAgctaatatatttataaaatataaatataaaaaaaattcaaatgaacATTTTTCTTAACCAAACAAACACATAAATCCTCAACATTTAAATAATTgcctaaaaaatataataatcatataaaaaaattaaagatattgtcataaaaatataatataaattaaatattgagTCCGAATACGTTATACATCTCCATTATGGAATCTTATTTGtacttaaatattaatttttttgttataatataattaaataatataaatgtaAATTGTGTTCGAGACTTGAAAAAGGTTATTAATTAtacatttataaataaattataacttTTTATTAAGATCTATTGAAATGTATTtgcaaattcaaaaatataattgaataattaattagaaaatattGGGTGATGAATTTAAGAAAACATTTTGTCTGGTTTAAATATATCGGGGGTTAACGGAATCTTGatcaggaccattgtttgacaAAATGAGGAAAGAGACAGTGGCTGTCGGAATATGACACCACGTTTGCCCATTTTGCTTTCCCTCTTGATCCTTTTCAATCTCATGCATTAAAAGTCATTCTGGGTTTCTTTATTTCTGTAGCGGAGATTCTGTTGAAGATTGATTTATTACAATGTGATAAAGCTGAGGGAGGGCTTTGGAATTTGAATCAGAATTGGGATTGGATTCGAATTTTCGGCTCTTCTTCCttgttctgattttttttttggcgTACCAGTTCGATTTTTTTGTGGGACGTTGCAAATCAGATCTTCTGTGGATATCTGAGCTGGGTTTTTTTGTTCTTGTTGTTGAGCACCATCACAAGACAGGTAATGTAtgcagttttttttaaaaagttcaGCTGTTTTGTTGATGGGCTCTTTGTATCTATTTGTCATTTATATTTTGTCATtctattaattttatattataatttcGTGTTGTGatcttattattttgaatcCGATTCTTTTGACCTTTCTTGAAATTAGCCCACAATTCAAACGTATCTGCTTGTGTATATTATAATCATTTTTCGTTTGTTGAACAGTAAGACCGCCGtcttgaataaaaaaattactcatAATATTGTTGGTTTTTGGCGTTCTCTTACTCGTCGGGCGAGAAGGTTAAGGCATTTCGGAGATGTCGGCTCCGCATAGTGATGGTGTCGAGTTGATTAATTGTTTCTTTCGCTTTGCTGAATGGCATCCTCTGGAATATTATAGCTGATCGGTCTGCTAAATCCCGCTTCAAGTATTGAAGGTCGTCATTAACTTTATTTATCAATAGAAATGTGTGCTTAATAGGTTCCAATGTCTACTGACACGGTGTTAGTCTTTTTATTGGCTTTTGAGGGAACATGCTGGTTTTAATTTGGTTTGATGTTTGTTTGTTCAGGACTCTGGGTAGTTTGTTAGCGTGTTTGTGTATTGAAATGATTGTTTAGAACTTAAGTCTTGTGATGTTTGTTAAGAGGGATACGATGGAGAAAATGACAGCGGTGGGTTGCTGTGGCTGGTTTGGTTTTAGCTTTGCAAAAAAATCCAATAAAGTTAGGGGATTGGGTGATAGCACATCACACGAGTTCTTATTGGATGAAGAGACGGAAAATGAGGATGATAGCTTTTCTAACAGAGATGTGGCTGATAATGAGAATGGGGGAGAGTGTGATTTCCAAAGCCCTACCAAACGAGCGGAGGAAAATCTCAGGTATCGGATGCAGCATGGATTCATTTGCAGGGAGTTCCCTGTTAAGGAAACCCACAGTCTCCTTCGCTCAGAGGTAAGCTGTGTGACagatgtttttttattttttatttatcgtAAGCAGTGGCAAAATAAGATACTAGAATTTTCCGGCACTCTAAATTACCGTTGAATGCTGGGATATGGATGAGATTTGTTGCACAGTACCACTGTCCCAGAACTCAGAAAAGCAAAAATTCTTTCATGATTTCAGATGTTTGTTGGAAATGAGAAAGTTGGTGTCCCCTTCAATATTTGGATTTAATTAATGTACTTCTTGGGAAGTTGTTTTGGtctttatataaatataagaaGTTATATAATGAAATCTAGATTTTTTTACTGAATCTCTCCTCCATCCATGAATTCAAGCacctttttattttcttgaggAATCGTGAAGTTGTTCCTCCAAAACAAACATCGAAATCAGCCCCTAACttctttaaatattaaattcactTTGTGTGGATATGTTACTTTGCTTAATTGTTCAATACATGTGATTGTTACTCGAAGACAAGCAAATGAACGTGGTTACCTGAATATTTCAAGATTTATGTACCTGTGTGTGTTACATTGTAGCATTCAAAGTTTGTACTGGGAACTTTTTCATCGAAATATGTAAACTTTAACCCAATTACTGATCGATGTTCCAGTTTACCAAACTAGATAGTTTTTTCCCCTTAAGTTGATCTTTGAGCCAATATACATCCACCCTGCTCAGCAAGGAAAAGAAACTTTAAAAAGTCTATTATCAATATTAAGAAATAATAAAGCTCTAAAACTGTCTACCAGTTAATAATCCATCTTTGAAGCTGGGTAGATTGAAATTTTCTATGATTATATCAATGTGTTTTGTGTTACTAAAATTGTGATCATGGTTATTTCAACTCAATTTTTCTGTTTTGAATATCGTGAAAATTTACCTTGTCGCTACAACTAGAGCGTGTTAAtgtaaattttcaattttctaaTGTAGACTTAAAGTAGTAGCTCAAGCTTTATGCTCAGAAGAATGAGATTGGCCATAACCAAAACTGattattatttctttttttcATCCTCAAATGAAAGTTGCTTAAATCAGATAAAATAGATATCATCATGAGTAGTAATTGATCCATTGTTACTTATCATTATTCTGCTCATATTAACTCGTCTAAATTCAGGATGAAAATGGAATCAAGACTGTTAATGAGTATGTCTATGAACGCAAGATTGGGGGTGGCAGCTACGGAAAAGTGGTGAGCTTAATGGTATAAGTATCTCACTTTCTAGTTTTCTGTATTGAGTATTACATGTAATCTTTTTCCCTGTATTGGATAATATGCAGGTTCTCTACCGAAGTTATATAGATGGTAAAAATTATGCTATAAAGGTGATGTCTTGTTTCATGTCTGCTTAATCATTTAGATATTTACACATGCATTTTCTAAATTCTCATTCACTCTTTTCAAACTCTTTTCGGTTAATTTTTTATTGATCTTTTTTCGTGCTGGGATCTGCTTTATATCCTACACATACCCAAAAAAATAATAGAGACAGCCTTTTCATGTGGATATCACACTCTACTTTGTTGAGCAGCTGACAGTTTCAGTTGCACATCTAAGATTATAATCTCTAAGTAACTCAATAACAGAAAGCTAGATTATTCTgtgtttttaaaaatgttttattgGTTCTCCAGAATATAATAACAAGAACCCAAGTGAGAATGAAGTAATTAGAAATGATAGCTTTACATGATATCAGCTGTTCTCTTTTTTTTGGCAGTCCTTTCATAAGTCTTATCTGTTGAAGATACGAGTCACACCTTCAGAAACTGCCATGTCTGATGTTCTTCGTGAGGTAATGATAATCTCTTCTTGTATGTCATCTTTTCAGGTGGTTGCTAGCATGTTGCTTCATTTGTACTGGGGTTATTTCCAAATTCCAATATACCTTTAATCTAGAGTTTTTTTGGCTTTCTAGCCTGTCATGTAGTGTGCCATGACCATTGGCTTGCAGAATATCCTCCCGCCATGCCTatgtaaaattttcttttaaaactaATTGCGAGTGGCATGCATTACTTGATAATCTTCACATTATGTTTTTTTCTCTTAAATTCAGACGTCGTTTACATCCATCTTTGCTAGCATTCTTTATCAATTGTATTGATTGTTGGGTATATGTTACCATTCTTATAAGCGGTCCTTTGACAACCTTAGATGTTCTCTTCTGTTTAAACCTATAGCAGTTCTCCTTTCATATATCAGTTTTACAAAATGGATAAATGATATGCTTGCAGGTTTTAATAATGAAGGGATTGAGCCATCCCAATATCGTCAATCTAATTGAAGTTATAGATGACCCTGCGACTGATAACTTCTTTATGGGTATTTTATAATGTCCCTCATTTTGTTTCTGCCCCAACCAATGGTGGCTTTCTTTATGTGACTTCAAGGCTGCTTTTGTTCAGTTCTTGAATATGTGGAAGGCAAATGGGTCTTTGATGGTACTGGTCCTGCATGTTGCCTGGAAGAAAATACTGCACGGAAGTACTTACGTGGTGTAGTTTCTGGTTTGATGTATCTTCATGCTCATGTATGATGTTTagacttttgtttttattctgttaattgAATAAAGCTTTAGTCTATTTTGATCTTACACGATGATGTATGATGCTTGAGAATGTACAGGAGTATATTGCTCCATTTTCCCAGATTTTACTATAACCTTAAGCTGACTTCAAACTTCTAAAATGTCAATTTGTAAATATCCTTATGTTAAATGTTTCACAGTCTCTAGTGCTTAACCTCTTCATGTGCTTATTTACTTCATCTGGATTATAATATGTAACCTAATATTGCAATTTTAGAACTCTACATTGGTCTACAGCCTATGGGGGACTTCTGACATATTTTAGTGTCTTTTTAGTCATCTAAAAAGACCGAGCTCAGGCCGATGGCTTATAGCCATATGGAACCAAGGTCCCGAGTTTGGTAAGATGTTTCACGTTCGAGATCCAATTTTAACAAACCTTGACCCTAACTCAAAAAAAAGACCGAATTCTGTGTtttactttttaatttaataaagtgGCCAAGTTTTATGCAGTAGCTGTGGTATTAAGTAGTAATATGCACCGATCTTATGTTATGCTTCACTTTTTAGGCAGAAAAAGGGCTTCCCAACTCTGCTTCTTTGGTTGGTACTTTGGTTTCGTATGGACCTCATTCTTGATATTTTTGTTCGAATATTTATCTTATATTGAAAGATTGAAATGTGCTGCATGCTCATGAATTGTTTAAAATCGAAAGGCATTTATGATTGTGTGATAGAGCATCTTGGCATGAATTTCCCATAAAAGACAAAATTTCATAATCCCGAGTTTGTCATGCTTGGTCTTTCAGTTGTAGAGAACTAAACTTAGTATTTATTTGCTCCAATTAACAGAATATAGTACATGGGGATATCAAACCtgataatttattaattacTGGTTCTGGTGCCATCAAGATCGGTGATTTTAGCGTCAGTCAGGTTTTTGAGGTGAGTAATACTATTTACTGATCATGTGAAAGGgagggcttgatattaatttccAGACGTCTGCTATCTAGTACTGAAATGTGGACCTCTCAATCGTAAATCACTTACGGGAATAACAATCTGAAAAATGCATGGACATATATACATTCAGTCTATATTGTTTCAGAGAGCAATTTTTTACCACTCCACTCTTTTGGATTATTGGGTATGGAAAATTTTAACTTGATGATACATCCCAGTAGGGAATTTCATATTTCGTTATTTGTTTTTACTTGGATATCACCTTTATTTGTTAAGTATTGTATCATTTGTTGAGACTCGAGCATCCTGCCTGTGCACTTAGTGAtcggatcaaattttagatttCTTGCGAAGAATATGTCCATGTTCGAAAATTATGGTATTCTAGAGGACGTATTTTGCTTTATAAAGAACTTGAGTGGAATAACCATATAAAGTGTTTTATGCAAAATAAATTTTCTATTAATtagatttttcctttttcctaaTCAGGCATTTCACTTTCAGTGTCATGAACTCAATTCACAACAATTTTGTGTGTAGGATGATAATGATGAGCTTCGTCGTTCTCCTGGAACTCCTGTATTTACAGCTCCCGAGTGCTGTATAGGTGAAACTTATCATGGAAAAGCTGCCGATACATGGGCAGTTGGAGTTACTTTATACTGTATGGTTCTCGGGAAATATCCATTTCTGGGAGAGACCCTGCAAGATACATATGACAAGGTGTGTATAGTCGACTCTTGCTGTTTCCTGTTTAAATTTCTTCACATGCATCATCTGTACAAGTATATTGCCCCGTCTCCCTGTTCTACCTTATTTCAGCAAAATATTGTTCTCTAGTAATAGATATTGATGTTGATACCCGCAGATCGTTAACGACCCATTGTTGCTCCCTGATGAAATGAACCCTCTGTTGAAGAGTCTGCTAGAGGGCCTTCTGTGCAAAGGTCAGTCTTCGATGCTGTTGCATTATTTGTCATTATTCTGAAGAATTTCAAATGTTCATCAGCTCGAATTTTGCATCACTGATAAGTGAACCTGTTGTGCAGATCCTGTGCAAAGAATGACTCTAGAGGATGTTGCGCAGAGCGCATGGGTTGTAGGAGAAGACGGGCCAATTCGGCCATACTTGTGCTGGTGCAAACGCCATGATCTCCAGAAAAAATTGCCTGAACGTAGTGAAACAGGTGCTCTCATTTGGCAGCAGTTGGGTAATACAGTTTCATCGCCCGGATAACCGAGAAGACAAAGTGTAGTGCTGAACAGAAACGGGCATACAACGTGAAGGTTGGACTACGAGTTTCGGGGTTTTGCTGGACTGGGGAGAGTTTTTACTGGGTAGAAACTGGAAACTGTAGATGATGGCTTTAGTTTCCAGCTTTCGGCTGCAAATATGGGAAGGTTTCTCCTTGACTTTTGGAGTTAATAGAGTACAGTGAGAGATGTTTTAGTTAAAGCCTTTTCTAATAGATAATGTGAAATTTTAgagatttgtgttttaattttcttgataaatttaaatatacttTTGTATTTCTTGTGTAATTCTGCTAAACAAATTGACAATAGTCGGTATCATTATATtttgagttttaaaaaaatatagagaggACCCCAAAATATTAGAATAAaacgaaattttttatttactcTGATTGAGAAAATCGGATTTCAGTTTtaaaagatatttcaatatCGTAATCATAAATGTGTATTGACACTCTAATTGATTTGAATTTGGACCGTGACACTAAAGTTTCTTATTAAAAGGGCCTCATGTTCAACAATATACATGGTAAAGATTATAAGtaaaaaatttgattcaaaatagGAATACAACATCTAGTGTGTCACTTCATTGATGAGTACAATTGATTGATAACAcgacaaaattatatatatatatataatactatatatattttgtgagacggatatcttatttaggtcatccatgaaaaagtattactttttatattaagagtattactttttattgtgaatatcgatgggattgactcgtctcacagagaaatattcgtaagaccgtctcataagtacttaatctacaaataaaaataatgtgGCAAGCCTCGGGCATATGAACTAAGATTTATGAGAAAAGTCAAAAAGCTAAAAAGTCGCCCtcattttttgagaaaaatatatataaagaaaagtttgtcttttgtgtgtgtgtgtaataataaaattaattagcCCTGAATTAGAATACTAAGagtagatattatcattttTAATGTAATAAAAAAAACCTTTTGTTTCTTAATTATTTACTTCTAAAATTTAGAGATAATTTTATACTAGATTCACAAAAAACATGTGCCACCAAAAAAATTTGTGAACAAATAGctataaattacaaaaataatatattaaaatgattttagctcgttgttgttgttattattattattattattattattatagaaATTAAAGAATCTGCTAAAAAAATATTGACAATCTCCCCTTCATAGGTATGACCGTACCAGTCCCCACGATTTGTGTAAGAAAGTATATATAACAGACAAATTTTAATGCTTATAGAAAGTACGTACATGGTGATAATATCACTTTCATGAGAACTTTCGTAAAACACCAATTGTATATATCCAAAATGCATGTGCTACGTACGATAATCTAATGATAATTCACAAAATAATTATCCACTAAATAACCataatatcaaaatttaaaaaacacgAAATACAACAATTATTTCTCTGAGCCAAAATCCAggtttaattgataaatgaattttagtaAGTCAAAAGGAAgtgtataattatttaaaataagcaaaTATGGAGTAGAGCTTTGAGAAAGAGAGGGCACGCGTTATTAAAAATAAAGAgaatatattttgtgagacgatctcacgaatttttatttttaaaataggtCAATCA
It contains:
- the LOC142525149 gene encoding putative pyridoxal 5'-phosphate synthase subunit PDX2, coding for MTVGVLALQGSFNEHIAALKRLGVIGVEVRKAEQLQNVSALIIPGGESTTMAKLAGYHNLFPALREFVKIGKPVWGTCAGLIFLADKAIGQKSGGQELIGGLNCTVHRNFFGSQLQSFESEVSVPEIAATEGGPPSFRGVFIRAPGILEVGPEVQVLADVAVLSDGTADFESVVESSEENSGSEKRVIVAVKQGNLLATAFHPELTADTRWHSYFLKMVKETSNDASSSIALSTEIPEPPKYDLPVYQQ
- the LOC142525159 gene encoding serine/threonine-protein kinase GRIK2-like, which produces MFVKRDTMEKMTAVGCCGWFGFSFAKKSNKVRGLGDSTSHEFLLDEETENEDDSFSNRDVADNENGGECDFQSPTKRAEENLRYRMQHGFICREFPVKETHSLLRSEDENGIKTVNEYVYERKIGGGSYGKVVLYRSYIDGKNYAIKSFHKSYLLKIRVTPSETAMSDVLREVLIMKGLSHPNIVNLIEVIDDPATDNFFMVLEYVEGKWVFDGTGPACCLEENTARKYLRGVVSGLMYLHAHNIVHGDIKPDNLLITGSGAIKIGDFSVSQVFEDDNDELRRSPGTPVFTAPECCIGETYHGKAADTWAVGVTLYCMVLGKYPFLGETLQDTYDKIVNDPLLLPDEMNPLLKSLLEGLLCKDPVQRMTLEDVAQSAWVVGEDGPIRPYLCWCKRHDLQKKLPERSETGALIWQQLGNTVSSPG